A window of Zonotrichia leucophrys gambelii isolate GWCS_2022_RI chromosome 11, RI_Zleu_2.0, whole genome shotgun sequence contains these coding sequences:
- the ATXN1L gene encoding ataxin-1-like: MRAGHERSQECLPPKKRELAAASAGTEAGRAGGAQSSGEGPEWARTARPAPATPRYGPGEAPEAAAGLTVDQYGMLYKVAAPPATFSPTGLHPVVNVSPLPPAFNVTSPIIQHPAVPFPSIHYAQIPSASLQLIGSHYTVPYAVPPAFMPSPLLSPSTNLTAPHVPHFVPYASLFTEEAAPSPQTTSPTHSFNKSASAASPGQMQHHAAPQPVDMAPGRIPVYYQMSRLPPGYSAYEAPVAGGNPESPQQDSQLSSEGAATNGGQRPLEQSVARRPSEAVDSASSAAEDCLPPGAAAACMGDGQFLPGYQMLGREISVPTHRSTPDADLEVQSVVGVLASQDYHVLAAPRKDDPSPLNLCHNTPDGQGDVLRNATDRAAAGNSQSRSPCGMSPEETVRQRQLAKGMVIANGKPVLVPIGSEPVRSSTSEALLRESPDAQARGNVLEKELAQCQPPSSSQLPSHFMKGAIIQLATGELKRVEELQTQDFVRSAEVSGGLKIDSSTVVDIQESQWPGLVTLHFVVGEQQSKVSIDVPPEHPFFVYGQGWSSCSPARTAQLFALPCHRLQVGDVCISISLQSVNGNSASQANSPLGDQLVSARERSERTAQGPREPSDRAAERKSHTDRASTAQSSRAESSQPEAGSLYSLAPGFQRYSVQAEEPRPPLLRPSFIPQEVKLSIEGRSNAGK, from the coding sequence ATGAGAGCGGGCCACGAGCGGAGCCAGGAGTGTCTCCCGCCCAAGAAGCGGGAACTTGCCGCCGCCAGCGCTGGCACCGAGGCGGGACGGGCCGGGGGAGCCCAGAGCTCGGGCGAGGGCCCCGAGTGGGCCCGCACGGCTCGGCCGGCTCCCGCCACGCCGCGCTACGGTCCTGGCGAGGCCcccgaggcggcggcggggctgaCGGTGGACCAGTACGGAATGCTCTACAAAGTGGCAGCACCGCCTGCCACCTTCTCTCCCACGGGCCTCCACCCTGTGGTGAACGTGAGCCCCCTGCCCCCCGCCTTCAACGTGACCTCGCCCATCATCCAGCACCCGGCGGTGCCCTTCCCCTCCATCCACTATGCACAGATCCCTTCGGCTTCCCTGCAGCTCATCGGTTCCCACTACACAGTGCCCTATGCCGTCCCTCCTGCCTTCATGCCTAGTCCTCTTCTGTCTCCTTCCACCAACCTCACTGCCCCCCACGTCCCCCACTTTGTGCCATATGCCTCCCTGTTCACGGAAgaagctgctccttccccccagACTACCTCTCCCACCCACAGCTTCAACAAATCCGCCTCCGCAGCCTCTCCTGGGCAGATGCAGCACCACGCTGCACCCCAACCAGTGGACATGGCACCGGGGAGAATTCCTGTTTATTATCAGATGTCCCGCCTCCCACCCGGCTATTCAGCCTATGAGGCACCTGTGGCAGGTGGGAACCCAGAGTCTCCTCAGCAAGACAGCCAGCTGAGCTCAGAGGGGGCTGCAACCAATGGTGGGCAGAGGCCCCTGGAGCAAAGTGTGGCCAGGAGGCCCAGCGAGGCTGTGGACtctgccagcagtgcagctgaGGACTGTCTgcccccaggggctgcagcagcatgtATGGGTGATGGACAGTTCCTTCCAGGTTACCAGATGCTGGGAAGAGAGATCTCTGTGCCTACTCACAGGAGCACCCCAGATGCTGATCTGGAGGTTCAGAGCGTGGTGGGGGTGTTGGCATCTCAGGATTATCATGTTCTGGCAGCCCCGAGGAAAGACGACCCAAGCCCTTTGAACCTTTGCCATAATACCCCTGATGGGCAAGGAGACGTGCTGAGGAACGCCACagacagggctgcagctgggaacagccagTCCCGGAGCCCCTGTGGAATGTCCCCCGAAGAGACTGTTAGACAGAGACAGTTAGCCAAAGGAATGGTGATAGCCAATGGCAAGCCAGTACTTGTTCCCATTGGATCTGAGCCCGTCAGGTCTTCCACGTCAGAAGCCCTGCTGAGGGAGAGCCCAGATGCCCAGGCTCGAGGAAATGTGCTTGAAAAGGAGCTGGCGCAGTGTCAGCCACCCAGCTCCTCGCAGCTGCCCTCTCACTTCATGAAGGGAGCCATCATCCAGCTGGCGACGGGCGAGCTGAAGCgggtggaggagctgcagactCAAGACTTTGTTCGCAGCGCCGAGGTGAGCGGAGGCCTGAAGATCGACTCCAGCACTGTGGTGGATATTCAGGAAAGCCAGTGGCCTGGGCTCGTCACACTGCATTTTGTGGTTGGGGAGCAACAAAGTAAAGTGAGCATCGATGTGCCCCCGGAGCATCCCTTCTTTGTGTATGGCCAGGGCTGGTCCTCCTGCAGCCCCGCGAGGACTGCTCAGCTCTTTGCTTTGCCCtgtcacaggctgcaggtgggggACGTCTGCATATCAATCAGTTTACAGAGCGTGAATGGCAACTCGGCTTCTCAGGCCAACTCTCCTCTCGGGGATCAGCTGGTATCTGCTAGGGAGAGATCGGAACGAACAGCTCAGGGGCCCCGAGAGCCATctgacagagctgctgaaaggaAGAGCCACACAGATAGAGCCAGCACGGCCCAGAGCTCCCGTGCAGAATCTTCTCAGCCCGAGGCTGGCAGTCTGTACAGTTTGGCCCCAGGCTTCCAAAGATACAGCGTGCAGGCAGAGGAGCCTCGGCCTCCTCTGCTCCGTCCCTCTTTCATTCCCCAGGAGGTCAAGCTGTCTATTGAAGGGCGTTCGAATGCAGGGAAATGA